In one Deltaproteobacteria bacterium genomic region, the following are encoded:
- a CDS encoding transcriptional repressor: MSQDKNGTSTDEDQNLDPREALRAYLSEQGLKSTRQRDLIVDVFFASEEHLRVDELLSRVRAIDPKVSQATVYRTIRLLKESGLAQERHFGDGQARYEPSAQDEDHHDHLICVECGKIVEFVDTRIEKLQEEVAGEYGFAVVKHKMELYGICEECS; this comes from the coding sequence GTGAGCCAGGACAAGAACGGGACGAGCACCGACGAGGATCAGAACCTGGATCCCAGGGAGGCCCTGCGCGCCTACCTGAGTGAGCAGGGGCTGAAGTCCACCCGCCAGCGCGATCTGATCGTCGACGTCTTCTTCGCCAGCGAGGAGCACCTCCGGGTCGACGAGCTCCTCTCCCGGGTCCGGGCGATCGATCCCAAGGTCAGCCAGGCGACGGTCTACCGCACCATCCGCCTCCTCAAGGAGTCCGGCCTCGCCCAGGAGCGGCACTTCGGCGACGGCCAGGCCCGCTACGAGCCCTCGGCCCAGGACGAGGACCACCACGACCACCTGATCTGCGTCGAGTGCGGCAAGATCGTCGAGTTCGTCGACACTCGGATCGAGAAGCTGCAGGAGGAGGTCGCGGGCGAGTACGGCTTCGCCGTGGTCAAGCACAAGATGGAGCTCTACGGGATCTGCGAGGAGTGCAGCTAG
- a CDS encoding HEAT repeat domain-containing protein, with the protein MPRRLVVAAGLAWIPFLRIAAWALLFASVWITVLGLPLPVEARIQAGTLPRWIHVVPPAVFGCFVLAFGVYRFTLVRKGRYNAGKAFVQFGLAVLVLTWVGSTCVQRYQAAPITLPAPVALMPLLESTDPAVRAVACEALAARGGGEEAGELARRLADEDPDPRVRSACARVP; encoded by the coding sequence ATGCCACGTCGTCTCGTCGTCGCCGCCGGTCTGGCCTGGATCCCCTTCCTGCGCATCGCCGCCTGGGCGCTGCTCTTCGCGAGCGTGTGGATCACCGTGCTGGGGTTGCCCCTGCCGGTGGAGGCCCGGATCCAGGCCGGCACCCTGCCACGCTGGATCCACGTCGTCCCGCCCGCCGTCTTCGGCTGCTTCGTGCTGGCCTTCGGCGTCTACCGCTTCACCCTGGTCCGCAAGGGCCGCTACAACGCCGGCAAGGCCTTCGTGCAGTTCGGCCTGGCGGTGCTGGTGCTCACCTGGGTGGGGTCCACCTGCGTGCAGCGCTACCAGGCCGCGCCGATCACGCTCCCGGCGCCGGTGGCGCTGATGCCCCTCCTCGAATCCACCGACCCCGCCGTGCGGGCCGTGGCCTGCGAGGCCCTGGCCGCCCGGGGCGGGGGAGAGGAGGCGGGGGAGCTGGCGCGGCGCCTGGCCGACGAGGATCCCGATCCCCGCGTCCGCAGCGCCTGCGCCCGCGTTCCCTGA